A region of Mesoplodon densirostris isolate mMesDen1 chromosome 11, mMesDen1 primary haplotype, whole genome shotgun sequence DNA encodes the following proteins:
- the BAIAP2L2 gene encoding brain-specific angiogenesis inhibitor 1-associated protein 2-like protein 2 yields MAPEMDQFYRSTMAIYKSIMEQFNPALENLVYLGNNYLRAFHALSEAAEVYFNAIQKIGEQALQSSTSQILGEILVQMSDTQRHLNSDLEVVVQTFHGDLLQHMEKNTKLDMQFIKDSRQHYEMEYRHRAANLEKCMSQLWRMERKRDKNAREMKESVNRLHAQMQAFVSESQRAAELEEKRRYRFLAEKHLLLSNTFLQFFGRARGMLQNRVLLWKEQSEASRSPSRAHSPGLLGPVLGPPYPSGRLTPTRLDMPQRPLGEFGSPRSRHGSGSHGPEPTEARYASQLEPDRRSLPRTPSASSLYSSSNERSRSNSFGERPGCRGGGGARRVRALVSHSEGANHTLLRFSAGDVVEVLVPEAQNGWLYGKLEGSSTSGWFPEAYVKPLEELPMNPMNALNPVTSMNPTNPLNPVTSMNPMSPMNELPSRSYPLRGSHSLDDLLDRPGNSTASSDYWDGQSRSRTPSRVPSRTPSPTPTPLPGSRRSSMGSMGVASDIKKLMSWEQQPPELFPRGTNPFATVKLRPTVTNDRSAPLIH; encoded by the exons ATGGCCCCCGAGATGGACCAGTTCTACAGGTCCACCATGGCCATCTACAAG AGCATCATGGAGCAGTTCAACCCCGCCCTGGAGAACCTGGTGTACCTGGGGAACAACTACCTCCGGGCCTTCCACG CTCTGTCTGAGGCGGCAGAAGTGTACTTCAACGCCATCCAGAAGATCGGGGAGCAGGCCCTGCAGAGTTCCACCTCACAGATTCTGG GTGAGATCTTGGTGCAGATGTCCGACACCCAGCGGCACTTGAACTCTGACCTGGAGGTGGTG GTGCAGACATTCCATGGAGACCTGCTGCAGCACATGGAGAAGAACACCAAGCTGGACATGCAGTTCATCAAA GACAGCCGCCAGCACTACGAGATGGAGTACCGCCACCGAGCCGCCAACCTGGAGAAGTGCATGTCCCAGCTGTGGCGTATGGAGCGCAAGAGGGACAAGAATGCACGGGAGATGAAg GAGAGCGTGAACCGGCTGCACGCGCAGATGCAGGCCTTCGTGTCTGAGAGTCAGCGGGCAGCTGAACTGGAAGAGAAGCGGCGTTACCGCTTCCTGGCTGAGAAGCACCTGCTGCTTTCCAACACCTTCCTGCAGTTTTTTGGCCGg GCCCGGGGGATGCTCCAGAACCGCGTGCTGCTGTGGAAGGAGCAGTCGGAGGCCAGCCGCAGTCCGTCGCGCGCCCACTCCCCGGGCCTGCTGGGCCCCGTGCTGGGGCCGCCCTACCCCTCGGGCCGCCTGACGCCCACCCGCCTGGACATG CCCCAGAGGCCTCTGGGAGAGTTCGGCTCCCCCCGCAGCCGGCACGGCTCCGGCTCCCACGGCCCCGAGCCCACTGAGGCGAGATACGCGTCCCAGCTGGAGCCAGACCGCCGGTCCCTGCCCCGGACGCCGTCCGCCT CCTCGCTCTACAGCAGCAGCAACGAGCGCTCGCGCTCCAACTCTTTCGGCGAGCGCCCGGGCTgcaggggcggcggcggcgcccgGCGAGTCCGCGCCCTGGTCTCCCACTCGGAGGGCGCCAACCACACGCTGCTGCGTTTTTCGGCCGGAGACGTTGTGGAGGTGCTGGTGCCGGAGGCCCAGAACGGCTGGCTCTATGGCAAGCTGGAGGGCTCATCCAC GAGCGGCTGGTTCCCCGAGGCCTATGTGAAGCCTCTGGAGGAGCTGCCCATGAATCCCATGAACGCCTTGAACCCCGTGACCTCCATGAATCCCACGAACCCCTTGAACCCAGTGACGTCCATGAACCCCATGAGCCCTATGAATGAGCTGCCTTCCAG GTCCTACCCACTCCGGGGCAGCCACAGCCTTGATGACCTCCTGGACCGGCCAGGCAACTCCACAGCATCCTCAGACTACTGGGATGGCCAGTCCCGCTCCCGAACCCCGAGCCGGGTCCCGAGCcgcacccccagccccacacctacACCCTTGCCTGGCAGCCGCCGAAGTAGCATGGGCAGCATGGGGGTGGCCAGTGACATCAAG AAACTCATGTCCTGGGAGCAGCAACCCCCAGAGCTCTTCCCTCG gggcacaaaccccttTGCCACCGTAAAGCTGCGTCCCACCGTCACCAATGACCGCTCAGCGCCCCTCATCCACTGA